The proteins below are encoded in one region of Streptomyces ficellus:
- a CDS encoding stage II sporulation protein M, with amino-acid sequence MDLDVYVTAHRAEWDRLDHLLGRGRHLTGAEADELVALYQRTATHLSLIQSSAPDPMLTARLTQLVARARATVTGTRRASWRDAARFLTAGFPAAVYRSRHWWIPTAVLSTLLAVVIGWWISTHPEVQGSIAAPEELRRMTRPGGEYETYYSSHPAASFAAQVWTNNAQAAAMCLVLGAFLCVPVLWILFLNMLNLGVGLGLMSSAGRLDTFLGLVLPHGLLELTAVFVAAGTGLRLGWTLIDPGPQSRRTALAQQGRAALGMALGLALVLFVSGLIEGFVTPSGVPTWARITIGVAAELTFLAYVYVLGGRAVRAGETGDVDTPDRSAELPVAA; translated from the coding sequence ATGGACCTCGACGTCTACGTCACCGCCCACCGCGCGGAGTGGGACCGCCTGGACCACCTCCTGGGACGGGGCCGTCACCTCACCGGGGCCGAGGCCGACGAACTGGTCGCTCTCTACCAGCGCACCGCCACCCACCTCTCCCTCATTCAGTCCAGCGCCCCGGACCCCATGCTCACGGCCCGCCTCACCCAGCTGGTCGCCCGCGCCCGCGCCACGGTCACCGGCACCCGACGCGCCTCCTGGCGCGACGCGGCCCGCTTCCTGACGGCCGGGTTTCCCGCGGCGGTCTACCGCTCGCGCCACTGGTGGATCCCCACGGCCGTCCTCTCCACGCTCCTCGCCGTGGTCATCGGCTGGTGGATCAGCACCCACCCCGAAGTCCAGGGCTCCATCGCGGCGCCCGAGGAGCTGCGCCGGATGACACGGCCGGGCGGTGAGTACGAGACCTACTACTCCAGCCACCCGGCGGCCTCCTTCGCCGCACAGGTGTGGACGAACAACGCGCAGGCCGCCGCGATGTGCCTGGTCCTCGGCGCCTTCCTCTGCGTACCCGTGCTCTGGATCCTGTTCCTCAACATGCTCAACCTGGGCGTCGGCCTCGGCCTCATGTCCTCGGCGGGCCGACTCGACACCTTCCTCGGCCTCGTCCTTCCGCACGGCCTGCTGGAACTGACGGCCGTCTTCGTCGCGGCCGGTACGGGACTGCGCCTCGGCTGGACACTCATCGACCCGGGCCCCCAAAGCCGCAGAACCGCCCTCGCCCAGCAGGGCCGCGCCGCCCTCGGCATGGCGCTCGGCCTGGCCCTGGTCCTGTTCGTCTCCGGTCTGATCGAAGGCTTCGTGACCCCCTCGGGCGTTCCGACCTGGGCCCGCATCACCATCGGCGTCGCAGCCGAGCTGACCTTCCTCGCGTACGTGTATGTCCTCGGCGGCCGCGCCGTCCGAGCCGGCGAGACGGGCGACGTCGACACCCCCGACCGCAGCGCGGAGCTACCCGTCGCTGCCTGA
- the ahcY gene encoding adenosylhomocysteinase, with protein MTTVVNRQDFKVADLSLAAFGRKEITLAEHEMPGLMAIRKEYAETQPLAGARITGSLHMTVQTAVLIETLVALGAQVRWASCNIFSTQDHAAAAIAVGPNGTPDNPQGVPVFAWKGETLEEYWWCTEQALTWPNTPTGGPNMILDDGGDATLLVHKGVEFEKAGEAPDPSTADSEEYGHILTLLNRTLTENPQKWTRLASEIRGVTEETTTGVHRLYEMHRDGTLLFPAINVNDAVTKSKFDNKYGCRHSLVDGINRATDVLIGGKVAVVCGYGDVGKGCAESLRGQGARVIVTEIDPICALQAAMDGYQVTTLDEVIGQADLFITTTGNKDIIMAADMARMKHQAIVGNIGHFDNEIDMAGLARIPGIVKDEVKPQVHTWTFPDGKTIIVLSEGRLLNLGNATGHPSFVMSNSFADQTLAQIELFTKPEEYPTDVYVLPKHLDEKVARLHLDALGVKLTTLRPEQAAYIGVEVEGPYKPDHYRY; from the coding sequence ATGACGACTGTCGTCAACCGACAGGACTTCAAGGTCGCCGATCTCTCCCTGGCCGCGTTCGGCCGCAAGGAGATCACCCTCGCCGAGCACGAGATGCCGGGCCTGATGGCGATCCGCAAGGAGTACGCCGAGACCCAGCCGCTCGCCGGCGCCCGCATCACCGGCTCCCTGCACATGACCGTGCAGACCGCCGTCCTGATCGAGACGCTGGTCGCCCTCGGCGCCCAGGTCCGCTGGGCCTCCTGCAACATCTTCTCCACCCAGGACCACGCCGCCGCGGCCATCGCCGTCGGCCCGAACGGCACCCCGGACAACCCCCAGGGCGTTCCGGTCTTCGCCTGGAAGGGCGAGACCCTGGAGGAGTACTGGTGGTGCACCGAGCAGGCCCTGACCTGGCCGAACACGCCCACCGGCGGCCCCAACATGATCCTGGACGACGGTGGTGACGCCACCCTCCTCGTCCACAAGGGCGTCGAGTTCGAGAAGGCCGGCGAGGCCCCGGACCCCTCCACCGCGGACAGTGAGGAGTACGGCCACATCCTCACGCTCCTCAACCGCACCCTCACCGAGAACCCCCAGAAGTGGACCCGTCTCGCCTCGGAGATCCGTGGTGTGACGGAGGAGACCACGACGGGTGTGCACCGTCTGTACGAGATGCACCGGGACGGCACGCTGCTGTTCCCGGCGATCAACGTGAACGACGCGGTGACGAAGTCGAAGTTCGACAACAAGTACGGCTGCCGGCACTCGCTGGTCGATGGCATCAACCGGGCCACGGATGTCCTGATCGGTGGCAAGGTCGCGGTCGTGTGCGGGTACGGCGATGTCGGCAAGGGCTGTGCGGAGTCGCTGCGCGGCCAGGGTGCCCGTGTGATCGTCACCGAGATCGACCCGATCTGCGCGCTGCAGGCGGCGATGGACGGCTACCAGGTCACGACCCTGGACGAGGTGATCGGCCAGGCCGACCTGTTCATCACCACGACCGGTAACAAGGACATCATCATGGCCGCGGACATGGCCAGGATGAAGCACCAGGCGATCGTGGGGAACATCGGTCACTTCGACAACGAGATCGACATGGCCGGTCTGGCCAGGATCCCGGGCATCGTCAAGGACGAGGTCAAGCCGCAGGTCCATACGTGGACCTTCCCCGACGGCAAGACGATCATCGTGCTGTCGGAGGGCCGGCTGCTCAACCTGGGCAACGCCACCGGTCACCCCTCGTTCGTGATGTCGAACAGTTTCGCGGACCAGACGCTGGCCCAGATCGAGCTGTTCACCAAGCCCGAGGAGTACCCGACCGACGTCTACGTGCTGCCCAAGCACCTGGACGAGAAGGTCGCCCGCCTGCACCTGGACGCGCTCGGTGTGAAGCTGACGACGCTCCGCCCCGAGCAGGCCGCCTACATCGGCGTCGAGGTCGAAGGGCCCTACAAGCCCGACCACTACCGCTACTGA
- a CDS encoding RDD family protein, producing MTGVVTGDAVVLGLRPARLPSRALALVVDLVVVWTAYLLVSIGLGVATASLDEAAVMAVSIATFLLVLVGAPIAVETLTRGRSLGKLACGLRVVRDDGGPIRFRHALVRGAMGVVEILMTFGVVACIASLVSARGRRIGDVFAGTLVVRERVPSARVTAVPPPPPWLVGRFARLDLSGVPEDLWLAIRQYLTRMGQLDAAVGRALAERLADDLVARTGAPPPPGVPAAAYLAAVVNERQARDARRAFAPSGGGAAGGAAAGAGAASAVDPTAGPGPGRVPGPVGGVAGAGGARDVRGGESEGRGGPPAEGPGAPPATGFAPPA from the coding sequence GTGACTGGGGTTGTGACGGGGGACGCGGTCGTACTCGGCCTGCGGCCGGCGAGGCTGCCGAGCCGGGCGCTGGCCCTCGTCGTGGATCTCGTCGTGGTGTGGACCGCCTATCTGCTGGTGTCCATCGGGCTGGGCGTGGCGACCGCTTCCCTCGACGAGGCGGCCGTCATGGCGGTGTCGATCGCGACCTTCCTCCTCGTCCTGGTGGGCGCTCCCATAGCGGTGGAGACCCTGACGCGCGGGCGTTCGCTGGGGAAGCTCGCGTGCGGCCTGCGGGTGGTCCGGGACGACGGCGGGCCGATCCGGTTCAGGCACGCGCTGGTGCGGGGGGCAATGGGGGTCGTCGAGATCCTGATGACCTTCGGTGTCGTGGCGTGCATCGCTTCGCTCGTGTCCGCCAGGGGCCGGCGGATCGGCGACGTCTTCGCCGGGACGCTGGTCGTGCGGGAGCGGGTCCCGTCGGCTCGGGTCACGGCCGTGCCGCCTCCGCCGCCCTGGCTGGTGGGGCGGTTCGCGCGGCTCGACCTGTCGGGGGTGCCGGAGGACCTGTGGCTGGCGATACGGCAGTACCTGACGCGGATGGGGCAGCTGGACGCGGCGGTGGGGCGGGCGCTGGCGGAGCGGCTGGCCGACGACCTGGTGGCGCGTACGGGTGCGCCTCCGCCGCCCGGGGTGCCCGCGGCGGCGTATCTGGCCGCGGTGGTGAACGAGCGGCAGGCACGTGACGCGCGGCGGGCGTTCGCCCCGAGCGGCGGTGGGGCGGCCGGGGGCGCGGCCGCCGGGGCAGGCGCTGCGTCGGCCGTAGACCCGACGGCGGGGCCGGGGCCGGGTCGGGTGCCGGGTCCGGTGGGTGGTGTCGCCGGTGCCGGGGGTGCTCGGGATGTGCGGGGTGGCGAGTCGGAGGGCCGGGGCGGGCCGCCGGCCGAGGGCCCGGGTGCGCCGCCGGCCACCGGGTTCGCCCCGCCGGCCTAG